The genome window TCTGGAGCAAGATTAATGTTGTCCGGTGCACCTGGAAGGTTATCTATGAATATCTCTGTTTTGCCTCTAATTTCACTCTTTAGCCAATACTTTAGGCACCTAAATCTTATAAACATACAAGAAAACATTAACAATATTTCCAAAATAGATATATAGTCAAGTCAAGATTGTCTTAAACTTTCTCCGGCTTTACTCACTTCCATGATTCACAAACAATTAGATAATCTTGATCTTTAGATAGCGCGACGCCATTGGCAAAACCAAGATTGTCCAACACTAATGATACCTCCTTGGTGAGAGGATCATACTTGAGGAGCTGCCCGTAAGGTTTGGCCTCCAAAGCATCAAGGTACCAGTCATGGAGTCCATATTTGGTGCTTGCAACACTGAAATACAAGGTACCATCTGATGCTTCAATTACATCATCTGCAAACCTGAATGATCAAACTACTTAGTATTGTTTTGGCTCTTTTCGATGTAAAGGAATCACCAGTTTGTCTGTTACAAATTTCTAAATTTATGTTTAGTTACTACTTTACTATCTACTTGCATAGAAATATTACCTTAATTTGGTACCATTAAATTCCGAAGCAAGAACACTCACACCATCTTCATTAACTTTAAGCAAACCCTGCAAATCACTTGGTTTATATCTCTGTCTTACAGTCAACTAGAATGATAATGCTCCAGACTTCAAAGTGCAACTTACTCCCTCAGTCCCCCGAATTGTATACACCGGAGGACGCGGCACGCACTTTAATTCTTTGTACGGTataattctataacttatttttaagtttttttttaataaaaatttaaataataaatttttattatatctttgTCTTACAGTCACTAGAATGATAATGCTCCAGACTTCAAAGTGCAACTTACTCCCTCAGTCCCCCGAATTGTATACACCGGGGGACGCAGCACGCACTTTAATTCTATGTACGGTataattctataacttatttttaagattttttttaataaaaatttaaataataaatttttattcagaaaaaaaaatcaaaaataagttatcgaactatattttgtaaaagGATTAAAGTGCATGctgagcagtgaaaaaaaagtatagaagggaaaaaaattatacaaaataagTGGGACCGAAATAGTATAAGCTACTTAAATTTCAAAGACTCAGTATATTTTTCAGCTTATAAGTTACTTTAAGTTATCCCAAATGGTAATATATCATTGTCATATATTCACAAGTTTCGAGTACATATACTACCTCAATGCAGTCGCATACAATGAGATCATTTGCCGCGGTAATTGTGAGTCCAAGTAAAGTATCAGTGTTGAACTTCCTCCAATTCTCCCAGGATCCATTGCTATGCATTCTTTTAATCCATCCATCTCTCGTAGCTGTATACAACATGCCCTTGTTGTCCACACAAACATCTTCCGGGTACAACAGCATTCCTTCTCCAAGTTTAGCCACTTTCTAAAAACAATAAACCAGAAAACATTAATCATACCCAAAAAAATATACCCGGTATATCTCACTCGGAAGTCGAGCCGGAGTAGAGAGATTGTTTCCGTTAGAATTTCTGCGGGAActataaaaaaagtaaattaacGTACCTGCAAGTGGTTGTTGGTAGGAAAAGTTACAGGTGGTGAAGGAAACTGAAGGTTGTGTGGGTATGTTGGTGTAAAGAAGAAGATTTGAAGTGATATAGCTAGCAAAGAAGCTAGCACAAAGCCCAGAAAGGATGTTACCATGAAATTCATGGCTCTGTACTGACTGATGACAAAAATTGTGAAATCTACAGAGTGATGTTTTTAGAAAGGATAATGTTATCCTCTGGTGACACAATTCTGACATCTTTATTTGTAAGCTATTGGATTTTTATAGAAGTGTTTGTAATTGTTTGCGTTGAGGATAGATATATCAAGACGTAATTAGAAAAGTTAGTTTCTTTTGCTTGCACCGAAAATTATTCGAATCGAGGAAAGTGGTTCTGAATTTAGTGCAAGTAGTGTCGTTGACAGTTACGGTGATTTGGAACTTGGAATTTGCGGGATAAATATCTTGTGCTCCGTCTTAGGCCAACTACATCCAAATTTGAATAATCAAATGATCCAAATTTAGGACGGGATCTAAATTTTATTCCAACCCTCTGATCCAAATGTATATCTcaattcattcatttttataatattcatatacttcgattttaaaaattttagaaaatgattaactaatttcatcgttaattataataatacaataaaCGACAAGACAAGGATAAAATATTAGTACGAAATAATTCGAAAAAGATAAAACGGTACATAAAGATAAATTAAAAgcattaaaatactaattctaTATTCCTCCCGCAAATGCTCGATTAGTGCATTTCGAAGTTCAAGATGGGtatctttatttttgttttttctgaGCGGTAGATAAATTGTtgaaaatttatgtattttgtaattttatttattttgaaattttaatttataattaatcgttgttttaattatattccaatcttaaacattaacaaaatcatcaaataataaaagtaataatattttaatgttaaaaagatttggatCATGAATAATAGTGATCCAATTTGGACAAGTCACCGATTCTCGATATCAATAACCATCAAAATGAATTGAACTCCTTCTCAACTTTATATTCTTTGCCTCTATTTTATATTGTGCAATTATTGAATTTAGTATGAAATGTGCTCAACAtaaaattgtaaattaattcatcaaaaaaattaaaaaacatatcggtcaaacacaacataattattttttgttcaTAATTTTGTGCATTCTCCAAACAATATCCCAATAACGTGACTATTGGACCAACTGAGCCTGTTAAAAACGTGAACACATCCGCTACAGGCTACAAGGTTATCGATAATATATTTGGTTTTCCTCTTATTTCTTCATCCTCCTTTAATTATCCCTGAATAAGGATTATAACATTTATTATAACATTTATAAGTATTCTACTTAAATCTTTATTTTCGTCAAACAATACGGATCAATTCAAACGTGCCCTATATTTGGTGGTAGCAAAGCAACTAGCAGCTCCTTTTCTTCcctttttttaattgaaaatcgcCAATTTTTTGTTTGAACTTTAACTTTCTCAAAAGAAAGAAGTAagaataatttttgaatataatagGTTTAACTTCTTTTCACATATTTCAAGGAGGTTTGGTCACTgagttaaattttcttttttctttatcttttaatttaaaatattaactatatatttttatcgacaaaataaaagaaatggCAACTCTAAATCAGAATCTTCAAGTCCTACACCTACTGTAGTAGGCACAGTTTTACAGAAGCCTAATACTATGGGTTGGTCCACCTGTTTCTCACAAGTGAAGGCCCAAGATATGCCAGATTTGCCGTATAAACTTTCTGACTGAAACCTTTAATTCATACATgtaaaaatttgttgaaaagTTGAGATATATTAGAACggtattttatttgtaataaaaaaacCGGAATAATATCATTATATTCTGGGAAACTGTTTCTTAATTATATACttttaaaaacatatcaaatataaaaattatttcctaCTTTTTGTTGAAAAGAACCTTTGATGTATCCCACCGCTCTAAGTTAGTAGACTAATTTATCCAGTTATCCCCTATTGTAAAATCTGGGTTGGTTAATGGTTATGCTCTCTTTAATGGACTGATATTTATAAGAAACCTTTACTGCTATTGGGTTATAGGCCGAGCAAACTGTGAGCCCAgataaataaatctaaatttataTAAGCCCAGCTCCTACGTGTCGAAATAGTCGGCCACACTTGAATACTTGCACAGTAAATAGATTTGGCGGATTGCTCTTGAAAAGGatagtataaataaataaataaatactccTGCCCTTCAACGAAATCAACGCGGCTAAGGAAAGAAGAGTTGTTACATTAGAATATTCTGTCTGaggacaaaatattttatattctactccctccgtccctaaatacttttcccgtTTGCCTTTATCACGTTTGTCAACACACACTTTCTATCagtaatatctttaatttcgtattagtattaaatataaaaatttcaccgtattaaagtacccgtaaatacgaatccaacaagatcactcatgactatatttcgtcttatagattagacgtagataagtaatttgtctcatgtcatgaacagtcccgacatataaAACGGGAAACGTTTaaagaaacagagggagtatcatttacCAAACATCTTTTTTTTTACGGATATTATTTACCAAACATCAACTCCCACGTTTTCCCATTTACTACGGATAAATACTGAAGTTTATAAAGGTTAAAAAGATGTGACACTTTTTGGATGATTTGTTGAAGCTGGCCGTTGGATTAACTTGTCTGAGTCCATGTCTGTTTTATGTTGATAATATATTCGCTAATATTTATTGATTCGCTTATGATAAGTGTCTGATATTCACTATCAGAGTTAATTCTGTCTGCAAGTATATCACTATTAAAAAAGGATATTTCACCAATATCATCTTTTAGTTGTTGTCATATTTTAAATTCGAACGTAAATGAGTGATTCGAATCTGATGATTTGAAAATTATCTCTTATTGTCATATTATCTTTTCGTGCATTCAATCTTATAATTTATGAGatgcataaattttataattcaatCTTATACTTTATATTAAACAGATAAATTATATACGCTCAAATTTCAAAACTTCAAGTAAGACTTCAGAATCCTAATTATATACACCTCAGTCAACTTAAAAATATAGGACAATAttagtaaatttatatattatttataatctatGACTCCGGAATATgacaacataaaaatatataggacaattttagtaaatttatatattatttataattttaaactctaAGTAATCTCCTGAATATGTTTATatctacaaattttaaataatttaataactatTTAAAAAGAAGATCAAAAAAGGAAGCGCAATTAGAAAAAGTGTATCAACTGCTGATCCAGAATGTTGGAAAGGAAACAAAAGTTTAGGTGTTCGTGGCATGCTGTCTGAGATCATACTTGCCtttccctccctctctctgagatcacatctctctctctctctctctctctctctctctccgcgGGTGTCGAAATCATCTTCTCCTTTTCTTTCTCTCCTCACCCTCTCCCCCAAATTTCCACACCATCCTCcccatataatatattttaatgtctcgcgtgtgtatatatacttacaTGCATATACATAGACCCCCAACTTCACAACTCCAAGAAGCTTCCTCTTTATTGTCTCCTTTCCTTTCCTTATCTCAGGTGAACACGCATTTCACTCTATCTGTCCAAGAATTTGTGTATTAAGTCTCCTGTTTTTGTTGATTTGTGTTCTATCTTATTTATGTCAAGAAGTTgtcattttctttgtttttagcCTAATTTGTGTCTTATTTTGTCAAACTATAGGCCCCTTTTTGTTAAGAAGACTAAAGATTCGAACTTTAGAGTTGATTAGTACTTTTGTGGGTCAAAAGTGTGTTGAATTCTTGTGGTGTTGTGATGGGGTTTGTTGATTTTTTCAATGGGTTTTATCACAAGAAACACATGAAGTTTCGTGGGGCTTTTAATGGTGTTTGTGCTTCTGTGCTACTTGTCTTCTTGTTTTACCAAAAGGGTATTTTTAATAGTCCACTACAAGATCAGTCTTTGGTTGTTGCCAAGAATTGGGATTTTAGAGGGGATCTGCTGCACAATGAGACTGTGATTCGAAGGAATTTAAATGAAGTTGGCTTGAATATAAgtgattttgaagaagatatACTGAGTGATTTGTTTGCTGAAGAGCCTGATGCTTGTGCTGGATTGTATGATCATGAAGGCTTCAATAGCCAGTGTGAGTTCTTGACTGCCTATCCTGAATGTACATCAGGGGGCTTTTTTGATTACATCCGGTTTTTCTCTTGTGACTGCgagaatgttaaaattttgGGTTTTGTGGCATTGGGAGTTTGGTTGATTGCTTTGTTTTATCTATTGGGTAATACTGCTTCAGACTACTTTTGCTGTTCTCTCGAGAAGCTATCAGATCAATGGAACTTGCCGCCTACTGTTGCTGGGGTGACTCTTCTCCCGTTGGGTAATGGGGCACCTGACGTGTTTGCTAGCATTGCTGCTTTTGTTGGAAGTGATGAAGGAGGCGTTGGACTTAACAGCGTGTTAGGTGGAGCTGTCTTCGTGACTTGTGTTGTTGTTGGGACTATTTCTCTTATTGTAGCTGAGCAACGTGTTCAGATTGACAAGAAATGTTTTATAAGAGATGTAGGTTTCTTTCTATTTGCTCTTCTTTCCTTGCTTGTCATTTTAATTGTTGGGAAGTTGAGTATTGGTGGTGCAATTGCGTTTGTTGCCATCTATGTTGTTTATGCGATCTCCATCGTTGCATATGAGCTTTGGAGAAGAGGTTCACGAAGTTTGAAACTGCATTCTGTTAGGCAATTGTTACCTGTTGCAGGGAGTATGTTTTCTCGGGAAAACGGAGACGAGGAGTCTTTATATACTGGACTTTTGGAATCTAGAAACGAGGTGCCACACCTTCAAACCAAGTTACCTCACTGGATGTGGGCTTCCAGTGTAGTAATATATGCAAATGATTCCATAGATGCTAATTTGCAGGAGACCCCAAAGCTTCTCTGGGGCTGGAACGACGAGGAGACAACAGAGAACTCATATCTTTCATGTTCTAGGATATGCTCTTTTCTGGAATTACCATTCGTACTCCCCAGACGATTGACCATTCCTGTAATTGAGGACAATCGCTGGTCAAAGGGGTATGCTGTGGCCAGTGCTTCACTGGCCCCTATTCTTCTGGCATTTATTTGGAACACCCAAGATAATCTTAATTTCTGGAATGGTGAAATTGCATATATAGTTGGAACAGTAGCTGGTTGTGCTCTTGGTTTTCTTGCTTTTAAGTTCACTTCATCAGATCAGCCACCTCAGAGTTACCTGTTACCATGGATTCTTGGCGGCTTCTTTATGAGCATCATCTGGTTCTACATTATTGCCAATGAGCTAGTTGCTCTGCTGGTGTCTTTAGGTGTTATATTTGGAGTTAATCCATCTCTCCTCGGGCTAACTGTACTGGCATGGGGTAACTCGATGGGTGATTTAATGTCTAATGTTGCACTGGCTATGAATGGTGGAGACGGCATCCAGATTGCCATGTCAGGATGCTTTGCTGGGCCAATGTTTAACACCCTTGCTGGTTTGGGGATCTCTATGCTGCTTGGAGCCTGGTATAAGAGACCCCATTTATATATAATCCCTCGAGACACTAGCTTGTATTATACTTTGGGTTTTCTTATGCTAGGGCTCGTATGGTCACTCATTGTCCTACCAAAATCTGACATGCGCCCTACCAAGGTTTTGGGCATTGGCCTTATGACTATCTATCTGATATTTCTTTCTTTAAGGGTTACCATGGCCATGAGTGATGGGTCATTAATAGGATCAGATTGAGATTAGATTGGTTATTGTACAAAAGAAACTTGTAGAATATGTAGATAACTGtacttcctctttttttttcttttttttcttttttttttttacaaatagcTAATCTTGCAGCTTATGCACCTTACATTCCAGGCATGTGGATGTCAAAGCTTAAGATGTATTAACATAATCAAATAGCACTACTTCCATAGCAAGTTCATGTATGTGATAAGTTCTGTGTTCGGATTTCCGAAATATCTGTTTGTATTTGCTTGTGAGTATAGGTTTTACACTTTTACTTAGCTACAATAAGATTATGTATTATTACGGTATTTGGTCACTTGGAGCCTCCACAAGATTATGTAATTTGGTCTGTTTGTTGTAGCAGCGTTGAGTGTCTGCACTCTGCAGCATGGGATTGGGAGTCATTTTATAGACAAACTCACTTGAACTAGTTTAATTGTATAAATTGATTGTTGTGGAATTTTGGGTTGATGCTAGTATGCACCTAGAGAACTGATCTTTGTAATCCACTTGGTgttttttcttcaactttcctaACAAGCTGAAATCGAATGTTATGTATGTTTGTACTCCCTTCCGGTGGCAACATGTTCTGTACTTCTATACATCTGTTAACAAAAGTCATATGAGTCGTAATTTTCACAAGTGTCATAACTTAATGATGGCAATAGGTTCCATACATCTGTTAACCAAAGTCATCTGAGTCGTAATCGTCACAAGTGTCATAACTCAATGATATGCTTTTATGTCTGTAACATCTAGTATTTCTTGAAAGGAAGTTCAGAAAAGAATCAAGATGATGCTGATGAAGATCGGTAGGATGCTGAAGTTCTGGTGGATAATAAGGTTTTATCGAAGCCTCTTCAgcgatttatttatatatttatttattttatctatCATCCAGGtcctgattttatttttttaagtctGTCCGAATATTCTTTGGTCATCTTTAATCATCtgaatacaaattttaaaactGGATTACGCGCAAATACCAAAAAAACTTATTCATGATTTTGGAACAAAACTATTGCAGGAATTGTAGATGGATGAGCCCAGTTGATTGAGGTAAATTCAAGTATTAACTTTGAATCTTTGATTGAAGTTAAAACTCGTTGTCTGGTTTCTGTTCCAGTTTGAATGTTGTACCATGTAGTAGTTGAAATCAAATTAGCTCAAACTTCATATTAGTCTTGCATGACATGTCAACCGGATAAAATAGAAATTACCTGTCAAAACTGAATAATAAGACTTCTCTACATTCTACAAAATAATATCTTGatcaatattatttatttagttaacaAAAAACAAGGAAATCATGCTTGGTTTGTAGGGATGAAAAGTTCAGGTCTGTGTTATTTACATTCGGGTCTCGACTCGTCAGTTTTAGCATCTGGTTGATCCATCATATATGTAGTCCAGAACGGCAATGACTCCGATAACAAAAGCTTGATCAATTCCAGGATTTACTACAACACGGTACATATCATTTCTTGCTGTTATTTCCTCTGGGCCAACCTACAGGTAATCCATTGTTTAGTGTTTATGGAACTAGAATCAGTTgacaaatttatttgaataacaACTTCCTCTCTTTACAGAAAGAGTTTTAGGAAGAAATCTGTTACCTCTGCTATTACATTGCCTTTGGAGTCGACAATACTGCATGCTCTATCTGGAAAATACCCCTTGATTTCAAAATCCCGCCTTCTGTTTTGGTATTCATTCTCATCAATAGAAATTTTCATCAAATTCTGATTCACGATACAGGAATGAGGCTGTTTTACCCTGAAAAGTGGCTTGTCAGATCCTTGAAACTCGACACTGTAGCCTCTCCATTGCCTATATATGCTAATCGCTTCAACCAGCCCTCCCTACAATAACAACAACATATGATGAAATATTCTTAAGCTTTAAGTTGAACAGATCTATAGTTTTACGGATACCTTTCTGCGAATGAGAAGCAGAGCATTGCCATTGCCATCGCTTACAAGCAGCTCATCCTTTCTGCCCAAAACACCACAACCATCTATTctgaaaataactttttgaCTCCAATCCGTGACTACAAAACCTCCTCCGGTCACCACATGCGGCCTCTTTCGAACTCTTAGAATCACTTGAGAAGATGAACAGAAATTTTTGCTAATTATTGGCAATATATGTCCTCCTGCAGCCATTGTTTTATCTGTTTTCTCTCCAATGA of Daucus carota subsp. sativus chromosome 3, DH1 v3.0, whole genome shotgun sequence contains these proteins:
- the LOC108211160 gene encoding protein STRICTOSIDINE SYNTHASE-LIKE 4, which produces MNFMVTSFLGFVLASLLAISLQIFFFTPTYPHNLQFPSPPVTFPTNNHLQKVAKLGEGMLLYPEDVCVDNKGMLYTATRDGWIKRMHSNGSWENWRKFNTDTLLGLTITAANDLIVCDCIEGLLKVNEDGVSVLASEFNGTKLRFADDVIEASDGTLYFSVASTKYGLHDWYLDALEAKPYGQLLKYDPLTKEVSLVLDNLGFANGVALSKDQDYLIVCESWKFRCLKYWLKSEIRGKTEIFIDNLPGAPDNINLAPDGSYWIALIQIYSSKLKFVHSSSAIRHLIITFPRLINLVNPATTRATVVNVGEDGKIIKMLGDQDGKVMSFVTSAVEFEDNLYLGSLNTHFIGKLPLKTT
- the LOC108210903 gene encoding cation/calcium exchanger 4, translating into MGFVDFFNGFYHKKHMKFRGAFNGVCASVLLVFLFYQKGIFNSPLQDQSLVVAKNWDFRGDLLHNETVIRRNLNEVGLNISDFEEDILSDLFAEEPDACAGLYDHEGFNSQCEFLTAYPECTSGGFFDYIRFFSCDCENVKILGFVALGVWLIALFYLLGNTASDYFCCSLEKLSDQWNLPPTVAGVTLLPLGNGAPDVFASIAAFVGSDEGGVGLNSVLGGAVFVTCVVVGTISLIVAEQRVQIDKKCFIRDVGFFLFALLSLLVILIVGKLSIGGAIAFVAIYVVYAISIVAYELWRRGSRSLKLHSVRQLLPVAGSMFSRENGDEESLYTGLLESRNEVPHLQTKLPHWMWASSVVIYANDSIDANLQETPKLLWGWNDEETTENSYLSCSRICSFLELPFVLPRRLTIPVIEDNRWSKGYAVASASLAPILLAFIWNTQDNLNFWNGEIAYIVGTVAGCALGFLAFKFTSSDQPPQSYLLPWILGGFFMSIIWFYIIANELVALLVSLGVIFGVNPSLLGLTVLAWGNSMGDLMSNVALAMNGGDGIQIAMSGCFAGPMFNTLAGLGISMLLGAWYKRPHLYIIPRDTSLYYTLGFLMLGLVWSLIVLPKSDMRPTKVLGIGLMTIYLIFLSLRVTMAMSDGSLIGSD
- the LOC108213423 gene encoding protein LURP-one-related 6; protein product: MAAGGHILPIISKNFCSSSQVILRVRKRPHVVTGGGFVVTDWSQKVIFRIDGCGVLGRKDELLVSDGNGNALLLIRRKGGLVEAISIYRQWRGYSVEFQGSDKPLFRVKQPHSCIVNQNLMKISIDENEYQNRRRDFEIKGYFPDRACSIVDSKGNVIAEVGPEEITARNDMYRVVVNPGIDQAFVIGVIAVLDYIYDGSTRC